The Patescibacteria group bacterium nucleotide sequence CCTCTCCGGGTTTTAGATTTAGATCGGGAAGCTTCTTTAAATCGACCCAACTAATCCTATATTCACCCTTATATTGTGTTCCTGGTTGAAATTCAGGCCCCCCTCCAGTACCAACTTTTCCGCCAACCATATCGCATAAATAAAAAAACTCATACTGGCCTTCCATTCCTTGCTTGTCCCCAACTCTTCGTAGAAACAATTTTTGGACTCGTATCTTAATACCTAACTCTTCTAGGCATTCTCGCTCGATAGCACGTTCATGGCTTTCGCATTGCTCAACTCCGCCACCTGGTAGAACCCAATAAGAATTTTCCCCTTTAACACGGTTTATGAGCAAAATCTTATTTGAATCAATGATAATAACGCGCACTCGCTCTATTACTTTTTCTTGAATATTAGCCATATG carries:
- a CDS encoding NUDIX domain-containing protein, with product MANIQEKVIERVRVIIIDSNKILLINRVKGENSYWVLPGGGVEQCESHERAIERECLEELGIKIRVQKLFLRRVGDKQGMEGQYEFFYLCDMVGGKVGTGGGPEFQPGTQYKGEYRISWVDLKKLPDLNLKPGEVKDKIIQEYLLNK